A single Eulemur rufifrons isolate Redbay chromosome 9, OSU_ERuf_1, whole genome shotgun sequence DNA region contains:
- the LOC138392321 gene encoding olfactory receptor 3A1 produces the protein MQLKSGANGTAITEFILLGLVETPELWPVVFVLFLFVYLVTIGGNFSILAAILAEPKLHTPMYFFLGNLSVLDVGCISVTVPSMLSRLLSHKHTISYGACLTQLFFFHLLVGVDCFLLTAMAYDRFLAICRPLTYSTRMNQRVQRMLVVVSWTCAFTNALTHTIALTTLNFCGPNVINHFYCDLPQLFQLSCSSTQLNELILFAVGFVMAGTPMALIVTSYAHVAAAVLRIRSAEGRKKAFSTCGSHVTVVIIFYGSGIFNYMRLGSAKLSDKDKAIGIFNTVINPMLNPIIYSLRNTDVQGALWRMLRAVRPLA, from the coding sequence ATGCAGCTAAAATCTGGGGCCAATGGAACAGCCATTACGGAGTTCATCCTGCTGGGCCTGGTGGAGACACCGGAGCTGTGGCCAGTGGTCTTTGTGCTCTTCCTCTTTGTCTACCTGGTCACAATTGGGGGCAACTTCAGCATCCTGGCTGCCATCTTGGCAGAGCCCAAactccacacccccatgtacttcttcctgggGAACCTATCGGTGCTGGATGTTGGGTGCATCAGTGTCACTGTTCCCTCAATGTTAAGTCGTCTCTTGTCCCACAAACATACAATTTCCTATGGAGCTTGCCTTACACAACTCTTCTTCTTCCATTTGCTCGTTGGAGTGGACTGCTTCCTGTTGACCGCCATGGCCTATGACCGATTCCTGGCCATCTGCCGGCCCCTCACCTATAGCACCCGCATGAACCAGAGGGTCCAGAGGATGTTGGTGGTTGTGTCCTGGACTTGTGCCTTCACCAATGCACTGACCCACACTATTGCCTTAACTACTCTCAATTTCTGTGGCCCCAATGTGATCAATCACTTCTACTGTGACCTCCCACAGCTCTTCCAGCTCTCCTGCTCCAGCACCCAACTCAATGAGCTGATACTCTTTGCTGTGGGTTTCGTGATGGCAGGTACCCCCATGGCCCTCATTGTCACCTCTTATGCCCACGTGGCAGCTGCAGTCCTGAGAATCCGCTCTGCAGAGGGCAGGAAGAAAGCCTTCTCCACATGTGGTTCCCACGTCACTGTAGTTATCATATTCTACGGTTCAGGTATCTTTAACTACATGCGACTAGGTTCAGCCAAGCTTTCAGATAAGGATAAAGCCATTGGAATCTTCAACACTGTCATCAACCCTATGCTGAACCCAATCATCTACAGCCTCAGGAACACTGATGTGCAGGGCGCCCTCTGGAGGATGCTCAGGGCGGTGCGGCCACTGGCTTGA